In Streptomyces longhuiensis, the following proteins share a genomic window:
- a CDS encoding class I SAM-dependent methyltransferase, with product MTTGQAVDSERKEEFAGRMAQVVNDACLGYLCSLGHRTGLFDTMAPLPPSTSVQIAKAADLDERYVREWLGGLTVAGVVEYRPADGTYWLPPEHAASLTRAAGPENMASLLQDLALLGIVEDEVLDAFRKGGGVPYSSYPRFQELQAEETGRVYDVALVDAIVPLAPDLPERLRAGIDALDIGTGQGHAVNLLAQAFPASRFRGIDISETGIAAARAEAELLGLENVRFDVVDTADISGTYDLITAFDVIHDLARPARTLDAVAAALRDDGVFLMGDISASSNLEENIDHPLGPTLYTFSVFYCMTVSLGEGGAGLGTVWGRQRALQMLADAGFGDIDVEQVEGDILNVYYVARK from the coding sequence ATGACGACCGGGCAGGCAGTCGATTCCGAGCGGAAAGAAGAGTTCGCCGGGCGCATGGCCCAGGTGGTCAATGACGCGTGTCTGGGCTATCTGTGCAGCCTCGGCCATCGGACGGGGCTCTTCGACACGATGGCACCTCTTCCACCGTCGACCAGCGTCCAGATCGCCAAGGCCGCGGATCTCGACGAGCGGTACGTACGGGAGTGGCTCGGCGGCCTGACCGTCGCAGGTGTCGTCGAGTACCGGCCGGCCGACGGCACGTACTGGCTCCCGCCCGAGCACGCCGCCTCTCTCACCCGGGCAGCGGGGCCGGAGAACATGGCCTCGCTGCTTCAGGACCTCGCACTCCTCGGCATCGTCGAGGACGAGGTCCTCGACGCGTTCCGCAAGGGCGGCGGCGTCCCCTACTCCTCGTATCCGCGGTTCCAGGAGCTCCAGGCCGAGGAGACGGGGCGTGTCTACGACGTCGCCCTGGTCGACGCGATCGTTCCGCTGGCGCCGGACCTGCCGGAGCGGCTGCGCGCCGGGATCGACGCGCTGGACATCGGGACCGGGCAGGGCCATGCGGTGAATCTGCTGGCCCAGGCGTTCCCCGCCAGCCGGTTCCGCGGCATCGACATCTCCGAGACGGGCATCGCGGCCGCACGCGCCGAGGCGGAGCTGCTCGGCCTCGAGAACGTCCGGTTCGACGTGGTCGACACGGCCGACATCAGCGGTACGTACGACCTCATCACGGCGTTCGACGTGATCCACGACCTGGCCCGCCCGGCGCGCACCCTGGACGCGGTGGCCGCCGCGCTGCGCGACGACGGCGTGTTCCTCATGGGCGACATCTCCGCCTCCAGCAATCTCGAGGAGAACATCGACCACCCCCTCGGCCCCACCCTGTACACCTTCTCGGTCTTCTACTGCATGACCGTGTCGCTGGGCGAGGGCGGCGCGGGGCTCGGCACGGTGTGGGGGCGGCAGCGGGCGCTGCAGATGCTCGCCGACGCCGGGTTCGGTGACATCGACGTGGAGCAGGTCGAGGGCGACATCCTCAACGTGTACTACGTGGCCCGTAAGTGA
- a CDS encoding VOC family protein yields the protein MTDRLAAEAGDEDGPPSGAVLGAPCWVSLAAHDLAATRAFYEAVLGWEFRPGRLGDRFTVAMADGRPVAGIGAVASDLGVATAWLPYFGVSDPDDTASRVRERGGTVGVGPIPFPLGRVALASDSSGAAFGVWSGHVERDWSGWHEETKVRLRLVTRNAFDAAIFYGEVLGWTRPGGCDVRYENEEVILVCGGLAMARITSGAVEAAPDPDVRPHWEVQFTVDDVAECTRAALKQDGTVAGEWEDEAGRWASVRDAQGAQFTVFEPGGGVLAG from the coding sequence ATGACCGACAGACTGGCCGCCGAGGCCGGTGACGAGGACGGCCCCCCGAGCGGCGCCGTGCTCGGGGCCCCTTGCTGGGTGAGCCTCGCGGCGCACGACCTGGCCGCCACCAGAGCGTTCTACGAGGCCGTGCTCGGCTGGGAATTCCGCCCGGGTCGCCTCGGCGACCGGTTCACCGTCGCGATGGCGGACGGCAGACCGGTGGCGGGCATCGGCGCGGTGGCGTCCGACCTCGGCGTGGCCACGGCCTGGCTGCCGTACTTCGGCGTCAGCGACCCGGACGACACCGCGAGCCGGGTGCGCGAACGTGGCGGCACCGTAGGCGTGGGCCCGATCCCCTTCCCGCTGGGCCGCGTCGCACTGGCATCCGACAGTAGCGGCGCCGCCTTCGGGGTCTGGTCCGGGCACGTCGAACGGGACTGGAGCGGATGGCACGAGGAGACGAAGGTCAGGCTCCGGCTCGTGACCAGGAACGCCTTCGACGCCGCCATCTTCTACGGCGAGGTCCTGGGCTGGACCCGGCCCGGTGGCTGCGACGTCCGCTACGAGAACGAAGAGGTCATCCTGGTCTGCGGCGGCCTGGCCATGGCGCGGATCACCTCCGGTGCCGTCGAGGCGGCGCCCGATCCCGACGTCCGGCCGCACTGGGAGGTCCAGTTCACCGTGGACGACGTCGCCGAGTGCACCCGCGCGGCGCTCAAGCAGGACGGCACCGTGGCGGGCGAGTGGGAGGACGAGGCCGGACGCTGGGCCTCCGTGCGGGACGCCCAGGGTGCGCAGTTCACGGTGTTCGAACCCGGTGGGGGCGTCTTGGCGGGGTGA
- a CDS encoding sulfite exporter TauE/SafE family protein has protein sequence MTVWEMVAVCAAGVGAGAINTAVGSGTLITFPVLLATGLPPVTATVSNALGLIPGSISGAIGYRAELGGQRRRILKLDAGAVLGGFAGATLLLTLPAAAFETIVPVLVGLAVVLVACRPLISGRVRRRRAGSGVRPRGDAGPLLFTSLTLASVYGGYFSAAQGILYVALMGMLLDEPLQRLNAVKNVLVALVNAVAALFFLFVADFDWTAVLLIAAGSAVGGQLGAKAGRRLSPGVLRALVVTVGTFAVVQLVVR, from the coding sequence GTGACGGTGTGGGAGATGGTCGCCGTGTGTGCCGCCGGGGTGGGCGCCGGGGCCATCAACACCGCCGTGGGCTCCGGGACGCTGATCACGTTTCCCGTGCTGCTCGCGACCGGTCTGCCGCCCGTCACCGCCACGGTGTCGAACGCGCTCGGTCTGATCCCGGGCTCCATCAGCGGCGCCATCGGCTACCGCGCCGAACTCGGCGGGCAGCGGCGGCGCATCCTGAAACTGGACGCCGGTGCCGTGCTCGGCGGGTTCGCGGGCGCCACGCTTCTGCTCACCCTTCCGGCGGCGGCGTTCGAGACGATCGTGCCGGTCCTCGTCGGCCTCGCCGTCGTCCTGGTCGCGTGCCGGCCGCTGATCAGCGGCCGGGTACGGCGACGGCGCGCGGGGTCCGGCGTCCGCCCGCGCGGCGACGCGGGACCGCTCCTGTTCACCTCCCTCACGCTCGCCAGCGTCTACGGCGGCTACTTCTCCGCCGCGCAGGGAATCCTCTACGTAGCGCTGATGGGCATGCTTCTGGACGAGCCGCTGCAACGCCTGAACGCCGTCAAGAACGTCCTGGTCGCCCTCGTCAACGCCGTCGCCGCTCTCTTCTTCCTCTTCGTCGCCGACTTCGACTGGACGGCCGTACTGCTCATCGCGGCCGGTTCCGCAGTGGGTGGTCAGCTCGGCGCGAAGGCAGGCCGGCGCCTCAGCCCCGGGGTCCTGCGCGCCCTGGTCGTGACCGTGGGAACGTTCGCCGTCGTCCAGCTGGTGGTCCGGTGA
- a CDS encoding class I SAM-dependent methyltransferase, which translates to MDRNIRSVDDVLALLDGLFAPEADRWTGGAATWWDGFYADRTRSVPFFADKPDENLVSYLRRGLVAPGRALDLGCGPGRNAVHLASQGFEVDAVDLSPEAIAWAEERAAEAGASVSFHCGDAFALADAELGGPYDLIYDSGCFHHLPPHRRISYLDLIERTLAPGGHLALTCFASGAMGSEVADADLYRGSGLHGGLAYTPDSLRWIFSDLTEVEQRRMRDEAPESRSFGEPFLWTALFRQNP; encoded by the coding sequence ATGGACCGGAACATACGCAGTGTCGATGACGTACTCGCGCTCCTGGACGGGCTGTTCGCGCCGGAGGCCGACCGCTGGACCGGCGGCGCGGCCACCTGGTGGGACGGCTTCTACGCGGACCGCACCAGGTCCGTGCCGTTCTTCGCGGACAAGCCCGACGAGAACCTCGTGTCCTACCTCCGGCGCGGGCTGGTCGCCCCGGGCCGCGCACTCGACCTCGGCTGCGGTCCGGGGCGCAACGCTGTCCACCTCGCGTCGCAGGGTTTCGAGGTGGACGCGGTCGACCTGTCACCGGAGGCCATCGCCTGGGCCGAGGAACGGGCGGCGGAAGCGGGCGCCTCCGTCAGCTTCCACTGCGGCGACGCCTTCGCCCTGGCCGACGCCGAACTCGGCGGCCCGTACGACCTGATCTACGACTCCGGCTGCTTCCACCATCTGCCGCCGCACCGCCGGATCAGCTACCTCGACCTCATCGAGCGGACCCTCGCCCCCGGTGGCCACCTCGCCCTCACCTGCTTCGCGTCCGGCGCGATGGGCTCGGAGGTGGCCGACGCCGACCTGTACCGCGGGTCCGGCCTGCACGGCGGACTCGCGTACACGCCCGATTCGCTGCGTTGGATCTTCTCCGACCTGACCGAGGTCGAACAGCGCCGCATGCGCGACGAGGCGCCGGAATCGCGGAGCTTCGGCGAACCCTTCCTCTGGACGGCCCTGTTCCGGCAGAACCCCTGA
- a CDS encoding alpha/beta fold hydrolase, with amino-acid sequence MSRITSHGATIHFDDLGPADGTPVVLIHGHPFNRSMWRPQSAALSAAGYRLIAPDLRGYGDSDTVAGATSFPAFADDIAALLDHLELDRVVVGGVSMGGQITMEFQRSHPRRVRALVLADTSPVAETDEGKAFRNRLADRLLAEGMDGYAGEVIDKMLAPYNVTAMPQVAAHVTEMMRTTDPAGAAAALRGRAERADYRATLAATTVPTLVVVGADDVYTPPEDAQGIQRLVPHATLTVVDDAGHLPNMEQPEAFNTTLVRFLGSLPL; translated from the coding sequence ATGAGCCGCATCACTTCACACGGTGCCACGATCCACTTCGACGACCTGGGCCCGGCGGACGGCACGCCCGTCGTCCTGATCCACGGCCACCCCTTCAACCGCAGCATGTGGCGCCCCCAGAGCGCCGCGCTCAGCGCCGCCGGATACCGTCTCATCGCTCCTGACCTGCGCGGTTACGGAGACAGCGACACGGTCGCGGGTGCCACCTCGTTCCCTGCCTTCGCGGACGACATCGCCGCCCTCCTCGACCACCTGGAGCTCGACCGCGTGGTTGTCGGGGGTGTGTCCATGGGCGGCCAGATCACCATGGAGTTCCAGCGCAGCCACCCGCGGCGCGTGCGCGCCCTGGTGCTCGCCGACACCTCACCGGTGGCCGAGACCGACGAGGGCAAGGCCTTCCGCAACCGTCTCGCCGACCGGCTCCTCGCGGAGGGCATGGACGGTTACGCGGGCGAGGTCATCGACAAGATGCTGGCCCCCTACAACGTCACCGCGATGCCCCAAGTCGCCGCGCACGTCACGGAGATGATGCGGACCACCGACCCGGCGGGGGCCGCGGCGGCGCTGCGCGGGCGTGCCGAACGCGCCGATTACCGTGCGACGTTGGCGGCCACGACCGTTCCCACCCTCGTCGTGGTGGGCGCGGACGACGTGTACACCCCGCCCGAGGACGCCCAGGGCATCCAGCGCCTGGTCCCGCACGCGACCCTCACGGTCGTCGACGACGCGGGACACCTGCCGAACATGGAACAGCCGGAGGCCTTCAACACCACGCTGGTCCGCTTCCTCGGCTCCCTGCCCCTTTGA
- a CDS encoding ABC-F family ATP-binding cassette domain-containing protein: MATPTAPSASLTCSALSFQWQDGTPVIDGLSLAIGRGRTGLVGTNGTGKSTLLRLLAGQLTPSRGSVTVGGNLAYLPQNITLDTALRVDQALGIAERRAALRAIENGDVSEEHFDTVGDDWDVEERALATLGSLGLADVELDRTVGQLSGGETILLRLAALLLERPDVLLLDEPTNNLDVFARRRLYEAVDSWRSGVLVVVSHDRELLERVDRIAELRSGSVSWYGGGWSAYEEALATQQEAAGRMLRAAEADVRRQKRELEETQIKVARRARHSKKMDAQRKAPRIVAGEKKRSAQESGDKLRGLHEDRLSDAHERREEAAEAIRNDAEIRVSLPHTAVPTGRTVLSIDELSLPHGKLRDGSLHIHGPERIALVGRNGAGKTTLLRTLTGELEPLSGQAKTFVPLRFLPQRLDVLDEELSVAANVARMAPGVTDNHVRSQLARFLFKGARAEQPAGTLSGGERFRAALAATMLAAPAPQLLMLDEPTNSLDMASVRQLTSALESYEGALLIASHDLPFLESIGITRWLLLGEDLQETTAEEVRDLLEAPEAG, from the coding sequence ATGGCGACACCCACCGCGCCCAGCGCCTCCCTGACCTGCTCCGCCCTCTCGTTCCAGTGGCAGGACGGCACCCCCGTCATCGACGGGCTCTCCCTCGCCATCGGCCGGGGCCGCACCGGACTCGTCGGCACGAACGGCACCGGCAAATCCACCTTGTTGCGCCTGCTCGCCGGTCAACTCACCCCCTCCCGGGGGTCGGTGACCGTCGGCGGCAACCTCGCCTACCTTCCGCAGAACATCACGCTCGACACCGCGCTGCGCGTCGACCAAGCCCTCGGCATCGCCGAGCGGCGCGCCGCGCTGCGCGCCATCGAGAACGGCGACGTGAGCGAGGAGCACTTCGACACGGTCGGCGACGACTGGGACGTCGAGGAGCGGGCCCTCGCGACACTGGGCTCACTCGGCCTCGCGGACGTCGAACTCGACCGCACCGTAGGTCAGTTGTCCGGTGGCGAGACCATCCTCCTGCGCCTGGCCGCCCTGCTCCTGGAGCGCCCCGACGTCCTCCTGCTGGACGAGCCGACCAACAACCTGGACGTCTTCGCGCGCCGCAGGCTCTACGAGGCGGTCGACTCCTGGCGCTCCGGCGTCCTCGTCGTGGTCAGCCACGACCGTGAACTCCTCGAGCGGGTCGACCGTATCGCCGAACTGCGCTCCGGCTCCGTGAGCTGGTACGGCGGCGGCTGGTCCGCGTACGAGGAGGCGCTCGCCACCCAGCAGGAGGCGGCCGGGCGGATGCTGCGGGCCGCCGAGGCCGACGTGCGCCGGCAGAAACGCGAACTGGAGGAGACCCAGATCAAGGTGGCCCGCCGCGCCCGGCACAGCAAGAAGATGGACGCCCAGCGCAAGGCCCCGAGAATCGTCGCGGGGGAGAAGAAGAGGTCCGCGCAGGAGTCCGGCGACAAACTGCGCGGGCTGCACGAGGACCGGCTCAGCGACGCGCACGAGCGGCGTGAGGAGGCCGCGGAGGCGATCCGCAACGACGCCGAGATCCGCGTGAGCCTGCCCCACACCGCCGTACCCACGGGCCGTACCGTCCTGAGCATCGACGAACTGAGCCTCCCGCACGGCAAGTTGCGCGACGGCAGCCTCCACATCCACGGCCCCGAACGCATCGCGCTGGTCGGCCGCAACGGAGCCGGAAAGACCACGCTCCTGCGCACCCTCACCGGTGAGCTCGAACCGCTCTCCGGCCAGGCGAAGACGTTCGTACCGCTACGGTTCCTGCCGCAGCGCCTCGACGTGCTGGACGAGGAGCTGAGCGTCGCGGCGAACGTGGCCCGCATGGCCCCGGGCGTCACCGACAACCACGTCCGCTCCCAGCTCGCGCGGTTCCTGTTCAAGGGCGCCCGCGCGGAACAGCCGGCCGGCACCCTCTCCGGCGGCGAACGCTTCCGCGCGGCACTCGCGGCGACGATGCTCGCCGCACCGGCCCCGCAGCTCCTGATGCTCGACGAGCCGACCAACAGTCTGGACATGGCCAGCGTGCGGCAGTTGACGAGCGCACTGGAGTCGTACGAGGGCGCCCTCCTGATCGCCAGCCACGACCTGCCCTTCCTCGAGTCGATCGGCATCACCCGCTGGCTGCTGCTCGGCGAGGACCTTCAGGAGACGACCGCGGAGGAGGTGCGCGACCTGCTGGAGGCGCCCGAGGCCGGGTGA